In one Melopsittacus undulatus isolate bMelUnd1 chromosome 4, bMelUnd1.mat.Z, whole genome shotgun sequence genomic region, the following are encoded:
- the GNPNAT1 gene encoding glucosamine 6-phosphate N-acetyltransferase, with translation MMPVATMMLDDTPMFDPNILHELDWSENMTTFSPAISPLDPGDGLVLRPLCTADLNRGFFKVLGQLTETGVASPEQFIKTFEHMKRSGDYYVTVVEDTNLGQIVATATLVIEHKFTHSCAKRGRIEDVVVSGECRGKQLGKLLTSTLTLLSKRLNCYKITLECLPKNVDFYKKFGYSVSEENYMFQRFFN, from the exons ATGATGCCTGTTGCAACCATGATGCTTGATGACACCCCGATGTTTGACCCAAACATTCTGCATGAACTCGACTGGAGCGAGAACATGACGACATTTTCTCCTGCTATTTCTCCTTTAGATCCAGGAGATGGCTTGGTTTTGAGACCACTTTGCACAGCTGATTTAAATCGAG GCTTTTTTAAGGTTCTGGGTCAGCTGACTGAAACTGGAGTTGCAAGCCCAGAGCAGTTTATCA AAACCTTTGAGCACATGAAGAGATCTGGAGATTACTACGTTACTGTCGTAGAAGACACAAATCTTGGACAGATTGTTGCTACAGCAACGCTGGTTATAGAACATAAATTCACTCACTCCTGTGCAAAG AGAGGAAGGATAGAAGATGTCGTAGTAAGCGGGGAgtgcagaggaaagcagcttggTAAACT aTTAACATCCACCCTCACATTGCTAAGTAAGAGACTGAACTGTTACAAAATCACGCTTGAGTGTCTGCCAAAAAATGTGGATTTCTATAAGAAGTTTGGCTATTCGGTATCTGAAGAAAACTACATGTTTCAGCGGTTCTTTAACTAA